A stretch of DNA from Catenulispora acidiphila DSM 44928:
AGTTCACGTGGCCGTGCGCGATGGCGCCGGAGGACAGCGCCAGCGTCAGGTAGGCGACGCAGGTCCGTCCGGCGCCGAGCGGGTCGGCGCCGGTCGCGGCCACCGCGACCGGCTTCACGGTGTCCGGGAGGATGAAGTCCAGGATCGACAGGTCGTGCGGGGCGAGGTCCCACAACACGTCCACGTCCGGCTGGATCAGTCCCAGGTTGATCCGGACCGAGTCGACGAAGTGGACCTCGCCGAGCTCGCCGGAGTGGATCAGCTCCCTGATCGCCAGGGCGGCCGGGGTGTAGCAGTAGGTGTGGTCGCACATCAGGATCAGGCCGCGCTTGGCAGCCTCGGCGACCAGTTCGGCGCCCTCGGCTTCCGTGGCGGCCAGCGGCTTTTCGACCAGGACGTGCCGCCCCGCGCGCAGCGCGGCCATGGCGACGTCCCGGTGCGTGCGCGCCGGCGTCGCGATCGCAACCGCCTTGACCCGCGGGTCGGCCAGCGCCTCATCCAGCGCGCTGGTGACCTGGACACTGGCGTACGGCGCGGCGACCTTCCGGGCCCGCTCGGTGTCCAGATCGACCAGCCAGCGCAGGTCCCAGTCCGGCGAGCCCATCAGGTTCCGCACGAGGTTCGGTCCCCAATAACCGGCACCGACCACAGCGATTCCCGGCTGCTCGGCAGCCGGCGATCCCCCCGACATCTCAGTAAGCTCCTTTGCCCTTGACGACCGCCGAGCCGGTGCGGAGCAAGATCTCCGCGTCCAGGCCCAGCGACCAGTTCTCGACGTATCCCAGGTCCAACCGCACCGCGTCCGCCCACGCCAGGTCGGAACGTCCGCTCACCTGCCACAGCCCGGTCAGGCCCGGCTTGACCAGCAGCCGGCGCCGGACCTCCTCGCTGTACTTGGCGGCCTCTTCCGGCAGCGGCGGACGCGGCCCGA
This window harbors:
- a CDS encoding Gfo/Idh/MocA family protein: MSGGSPAAEQPGIAVVGAGYWGPNLVRNLMGSPDWDLRWLVDLDTERARKVAAPYASVQVTSALDEALADPRVKAVAIATPARTHRDVAMAALRAGRHVLVEKPLAATEAEGAELVAEAAKRGLILMCDHTYCYTPAALAIRELIHSGELGEVHFVDSVRINLGLIQPDVDVLWDLAPHDLSILDFILPDTVKPVAVAATGADPLGAGRTCVAYLTLALSSGAIAHGHVNWLSPTKVRTITVGGSKRTLVWDDVNPAQRVSVFDRGVDLARPEELGADQRRAALVSYRTGDMVAPALNEREALAAAVEEFARAVRTGTPAATDGRAGLRVLRILEAASRSLAENGALVAVNDDALEGE